Proteins encoded in a region of the Mycobacterium sp. 050128 genome:
- a CDS encoding maleylpyruvate isomerase family mycothiol-dependent enzyme: MDRECVFAAVANERRLIALLVEGLDDTQLATPSLCAGWDVKTVAAHLASSVADGFSAAVRMALRRGSLDRAIADLACRRARLPAADIVTILRRRADCRLSPPVFGPVAPFADILIHGGDIRIPLSLPFDPDPEQVGLALDFLTGPWPLGFVPLGRLWGISLHGTDIDRSWGKGAEIRGPVSALMMAVSGRTTLLDNLDGPGLPLLRQRLLSA; encoded by the coding sequence GTGGACCGCGAGTGTGTCTTCGCCGCTGTCGCGAACGAGCGGCGACTGATCGCGCTACTGGTCGAAGGCTTGGACGATACCCAGTTGGCGACGCCCAGCCTGTGTGCCGGCTGGGACGTCAAGACCGTGGCGGCCCATCTCGCTTCCTCGGTCGCCGACGGTTTCTCGGCGGCCGTGAGGATGGCTTTGCGCCGCGGCAGCCTGGATCGCGCGATCGCTGACCTCGCATGCCGTCGTGCGCGGCTGCCGGCTGCCGACATCGTTACCATCCTGCGTCGGCGCGCCGATTGCCGCTTGAGTCCGCCGGTGTTCGGGCCGGTGGCACCCTTCGCCGATATCTTGATCCATGGCGGCGACATCAGGATTCCCCTGAGCCTCCCGTTTGATCCCGATCCTGAACAGGTGGGACTTGCGCTGGATTTCCTGACCGGGCCATGGCCGCTTGGCTTCGTGCCCCTGGGCCGACTGTGGGGTATCTCGTTGCACGGCACCGACATCGATCGATCCTGGGGTAAGGGAGCCGAAATCCGCGGTCCCGTGTCAGCCTTGATGATGGCCGTCAGCGGCCGCACCACACTGCTGGACAACCTCGACGGGCCCGGACTACCTCTACTGCGCCAACGGCTGCTGTCCGCTTGA